In Candidatus Pelagibacter ubique HIMB140, a single window of DNA contains:
- the glcF gene encoding glycolate oxidase subunit GlcF, which translates to MQTKFTEQQLKDSDNFATEKVFKKCVHCGMCNATCPTHQLLGDELDGPRGRIYLIKDMLENNRKPTEKVVKHIDRCLSCYSCMTTCPAGVNYMHIIDHGKKYIEKNYERSFFDKLIRYFLSITLPNVKVFRLSSFFVKLAMPFKFLMPTKIKDMIELMPTTFPKKTLPIKEIYKVSDKKRIARVALLTGCVQKEISPQINEATIRLLNRHGVEVVVPKKIRCCGSLNHHLGKEEDAHQDFKNNINTWYEEHQKGNLDAILSNTSGCGTTMKDYGFIFRDDKELSKKAKVISDLTRDISEYIFESLKLNIKSKGKKYKVAYHSACSMQHGQKVHSQPISLLEKTDNEIMEIPQGHICCGSAGTYNILQSKIAKQLLKNKVNNIESLNPDFISTGNIGCITQISHGTKVPILHTIEVLDWYTGGPKPEILK; encoded by the coding sequence ATGCAGACAAAATTTACTGAACAGCAACTTAAAGATTCTGATAATTTTGCTACAGAAAAAGTATTTAAAAAGTGTGTTCACTGTGGAATGTGTAATGCTACTTGTCCCACACATCAGCTGTTAGGTGATGAATTGGATGGACCAAGAGGTAGAATTTATCTTATTAAAGACATGTTGGAAAATAACAGAAAACCAACTGAAAAAGTTGTTAAGCACATTGATCGTTGTCTTTCATGTTATAGCTGTATGACTACTTGTCCTGCAGGTGTAAATTACATGCACATCATAGATCATGGAAAAAAATATATTGAAAAAAATTATGAAAGATCTTTTTTTGATAAACTAATTAGATATTTTTTATCAATCACTTTACCAAATGTTAAAGTATTTAGACTTTCAAGTTTTTTTGTTAAATTGGCAATGCCATTCAAATTCTTAATGCCTACAAAGATTAAAGACATGATTGAATTAATGCCAACAACTTTTCCAAAAAAAACTTTACCTATTAAAGAGATTTACAAAGTTTCAGACAAGAAAAGAATAGCAAGAGTTGCTCTATTAACTGGATGTGTACAAAAAGAAATTTCACCTCAAATAAATGAAGCAACAATCAGATTATTAAATAGACATGGGGTTGAAGTTGTAGTTCCAAAAAAAATTCGTTGCTGTGGATCTTTAAATCACCATCTAGGAAAAGAAGAGGATGCTCACCAAGATTTTAAAAATAATATAAATACTTGGTATGAGGAGCATCAAAAGGGAAATTTAGACGCAATTTTATCTAATACATCAGGTTGCGGTACTACCATGAAGGATTATGGTTTTATTTTTAGAGATGACAAAGAGTTAAGTAAAAAAGCAAAAGTCATATCAGATCTTACAAGAGATATTTCTGAGTATATTTTTGAAAGTTTAAAACTAAATATAAAATCTAAAGGAAAGAAATATAAAGTTGCTTATCACTCTGCATGTTCAATGCAGCATGGTCAAAAGGTTCATTCACAACCAATTTCATTACTTGAGAAAACTGATAATGAAATAATGGAAATTCCACAAGGGCATATTTGTTGTGGATCAGCTGGAACCTATAATATTTTGCAATCAAAAATTGCAAAACAACTATTAAAAAATAAGGTAAATAACATAGAAAGTTTAAATCCTGATTTTATTTCAACAGGAAATATTGGTTGTATTACCCAAATTTCTCATGGTACTAAAGTCCCAATTTTACATACAATTGAAGTTTTAGATTGGTACACAGGCGGTCCCAAACCTGAAATTTTAAAATAG
- a CDS encoding FAD-binding protein — MSIKAKINSQIFQDSNNIYYPKNESEVSELIRELYKKDSPTEIIGNNSKSFIGNKAQSANTMSLSKLTGIIDYRPEELYIKVKACTPIEEVEKILDENNQELAFEPIDFGYIKNGVSNKGTVAGYLSCNYAGSRRFKVGSVRDHVLGFKGVNGKGDLIKSGGTVVKNVTGYDLSKLIAGSFGTLVALTEITLKVLPKKDSSNTVAIYIDKFEEIFDLFIKLSSSSSEISGAVYVPNKSKDDDFLKKKNSVLKFNDLKSNTSFLAFRVEGDKISIKEKIKNLSKELEIDKFETSTLDVYQSEPFWQKINNLEIFENTKNNLIRMVIPPAKGSNLLKFLDNKYKYFVDWCGSLFWIEVDEQKEEKIKELKKIALESGGYLTVIKTSADYDYGESIFTVDDIRLMISEKIKKSFDPKRILNPGKMYRGI; from the coding sequence ATGTCCATAAAGGCAAAGATAAATTCCCAGATCTTCCAAGATTCTAATAATATCTATTATCCAAAAAACGAGAGTGAAGTTTCAGAATTAATTAGAGAACTTTATAAAAAAGATTCTCCTACAGAAATAATAGGAAATAATTCTAAAAGCTTTATAGGAAATAAAGCTCAATCAGCAAATACAATGTCGCTTTCGAAATTAACAGGCATAATAGATTACAGACCTGAAGAATTGTACATTAAAGTAAAGGCTTGCACACCAATCGAAGAAGTTGAAAAAATACTTGATGAAAATAATCAGGAATTAGCCTTCGAGCCTATTGATTTTGGTTATATAAAAAATGGTGTATCTAACAAAGGAACAGTTGCAGGGTATTTATCCTGTAATTATGCAGGCTCAAGAAGGTTTAAAGTTGGAAGTGTTAGAGATCATGTGTTGGGTTTTAAAGGAGTAAATGGCAAAGGGGATCTTATCAAATCAGGTGGAACGGTAGTTAAAAATGTTACTGGTTATGACTTGTCAAAACTTATAGCTGGATCTTTTGGCACATTAGTAGCTTTAACAGAAATCACTTTAAAGGTTTTACCAAAAAAAGATTCATCAAATACAGTCGCAATTTATATTGATAAATTTGAAGAGATTTTTGATTTATTTATTAAGTTATCAAGTTCAAGTAGTGAAATATCAGGAGCAGTTTATGTTCCCAATAAATCAAAGGATGATGATTTCTTAAAGAAAAAAAATTCTGTACTAAAATTTAACGATTTAAAATCTAATACTTCTTTTCTAGCTTTTAGAGTAGAGGGAGATAAAATTTCAATAAAGGAAAAAATTAAAAATTTAAGCAAAGAACTTGAAATTGATAAATTTGAAACATCAACTTTAGATGTTTATCAGTCAGAACCATTCTGGCAAAAAATTAATAATTTGGAAATTTTTGAGAATACAAAAAATAATTTAATCAGAATGGTTATTCCTCCAGCAAAAGGATCAAATTTATTAAAATTTTTAGATAATAAATATAAATATTTTGTGGATTGGTGTGGATCATTATTTTGGATAGAAGTTGATGAACAAAAAGAAGAAAAAATAAAAGAGCTAAAGAAAATAGCTTTGGAATCTGGTGGTTATTTAACTGTAATAAAAACTTCTGCAGATTATGATTATGGAGAATCAATTTTTACAGTCGATGATATACGTTTGATGATTTCAGAAAAAATTAAGAAAAGTTTTGATCCAAAAAGAATTTTAAACCCTGGAAAAATGTATAGAGGAATTTAA
- a CDS encoding 2-hydroxyacid dehydrogenase: MKKILITRRLIRESEDKASKLFEAKFNSNDELYSQSKIIEMSEGCDGILSSLTEKLDADIINKLPDSIKIISNFAVGFGNIDLDAAKKRGIAVTNTPEVLSDATAEIGILLILGACRRVSEGIESAREGGWKWSADYLIGKQLTGTRLGILGMGRIGQKIANIAKSLGMVIHYHNRSKLSEDKEQGAIYHDSIKSLFSVSDVLSICCPATKETENLINKETVEYFPKGAVITNVARGDIVDDEALIDALNRRKIYAAGLDVYKNEPNLNPGYLKIPSVFVLPHLGSATKDTRIAMGNLAIDNIEEFFRTGNCVNKVN, from the coding sequence ATGAAAAAAATTTTAATTACTAGAAGACTGATCCGAGAGAGTGAAGATAAAGCGTCAAAATTATTTGAAGCTAAATTTAATTCAAATGATGAACTTTATTCACAATCAAAAATTATTGAAATGAGTGAAGGATGTGATGGAATTTTATCATCTTTAACTGAAAAATTAGATGCTGATATAATAAATAAACTTCCAGATAGTATTAAAATAATTTCAAATTTTGCAGTTGGTTTTGGAAACATTGATTTAGATGCTGCTAAAAAAAGAGGTATTGCTGTAACTAATACCCCAGAAGTTTTGTCAGATGCTACAGCTGAGATAGGAATATTGCTTATATTAGGAGCTTGTCGAAGAGTATCAGAGGGAATTGAGTCTGCGCGTGAGGGTGGATGGAAATGGTCTGCAGATTATTTAATTGGAAAACAATTAACAGGAACAAGATTAGGAATTTTAGGTATGGGTCGTATTGGTCAAAAAATTGCAAATATTGCTAAATCTTTAGGCATGGTTATCCATTATCATAATCGTTCAAAATTAAGTGAAGATAAAGAACAGGGAGCAATTTATCATGACAGTATAAAGAGTCTTTTTTCAGTTTCAGATGTTTTATCTATCTGTTGCCCAGCTACAAAGGAAACTGAAAACTTAATAAATAAAGAGACAGTAGAGTATTTCCCTAAAGGTGCTGTTATAACAAATGTTGCTCGAGGTGATATAGTTGATGACGAAGCTTTGATTGATGCATTGAATAGAAGAAAAATTTATGCTGCAGGATTAGATGTTTATAAAAATGAACCAAATTTAAATCCTGGTTATTTAAAAATCCCGAGTGTTTTTGTTTTGCCTCATTTAGGAAGCGCTACAAAAGATACTAGAATTGCAATGGGTAACTTAGCGATAGACAATATAGAAGAATTTTTTAGAACTGGTAATTGCGTCAATAAAGTTAATTAA
- a CDS encoding carbohydrate ABC transporter permease: MNFKHKYFFLFPGLFVLIGILIFPIIFVVRLSLSGWNSYNPGLDFIGIENYIRLFTDDPRFWESFFRLSFLSVTTVILQYVIGFALAHMVWKDIKFKRFFRVLFLVPMMTTPVIMTVIWRTFFHESLGPVNDILSNFGLSPKWLTDPALAKFTVIIVEVWQWTPFMFLLLLAGLLSLPKEPFLAAAIDGASPVRKFIYVTFPLMAPISIGAIIIRLIEASKIMDTVYVLTSGGPGTATETSSFYIFIKGLREFQMGYAASMSFTYLIIMIISLTIIAKVLTKLLLKE; this comes from the coding sequence ATGAACTTTAAGCATAAATATTTTTTTCTGTTTCCAGGTTTATTTGTGCTTATTGGAATTTTAATCTTTCCAATTATTTTTGTAGTTCGATTAAGTTTATCTGGGTGGAATAGTTACAATCCAGGTTTAGATTTTATAGGTATAGAAAATTATATTCGTCTTTTTACAGACGACCCAAGATTTTGGGAATCTTTTTTTAGATTAAGTTTTCTGTCTGTTACAACAGTAATTCTCCAGTATGTGATTGGATTTGCTCTTGCACATATGGTTTGGAAAGACATTAAATTTAAAAGATTTTTTAGAGTTTTATTTTTAGTACCAATGATGACAACTCCAGTTATCATGACTGTTATTTGGAGAACTTTTTTTCATGAATCTTTAGGACCTGTTAATGATATTTTATCTAATTTTGGTTTATCTCCTAAATGGTTAACAGACCCAGCTTTAGCTAAATTTACAGTAATTATAGTTGAGGTTTGGCAGTGGACACCATTTATGTTTCTGCTTTTATTAGCAGGTTTATTGTCATTACCCAAAGAACCATTTTTAGCTGCTGCAATTGATGGTGCCAGTCCTGTTAGAAAATTTATTTACGTAACTTTTCCATTAATGGCTCCAATATCAATTGGTGCAATAATTATAAGATTAATTGAGGCATCTAAAATTATGGATACCGTATATGTTTTAACTTCAGGTGGTCCTGGAACTGCAACCGAAACATCAAGTTTTTATATTTTTATTAAAGGATTAAGAGAGTTTCAAATGGGATATGCAGCCTCGATGTCTTTTACTTACTTAATTATTATGATCATAAGTTTAACAATTATTGCAAAGGTTTTAACTAAATTACTTTTAAAAGAATAA
- a CDS encoding NAD(P)-dependent alcohol dehydrogenase translates to MKAQVLHKYDPEMKEKVWVTGEEMPDPKIEKASDVIVKIGAAGVCRTDLHIIEGVWKHIQDPDGKLLPCVMGHENAGWVEDVGSDVTEFKKGDPVILHPLISGTGGTCLDCRRGNDMHAEAGAFPGLSIKEGGYAELLKTSVRNLIKLPKVLAPKDVAPFSDAGLTAYRVVKKATRHLLPGQSCTIIGAGGLGHIAIQCLKAMCAADIIIVEKSEAALKHAMELGGDHGVLIDGNEIEKVQELTKGKGSEAVIDFVGEKGSTAMGIQMTSNGGFYYIVGYGEEIKSLAVDLIISEKTIVGNLVGTWSELYELMELADRGKVKLSMQEYSLDDANKALHDLNDGKVKGRAVLVP, encoded by the coding sequence ATGAAAGCACAGGTTTTGCATAAATATGACCCTGAAATGAAAGAAAAGGTCTGGGTCACAGGTGAGGAAATGCCAGATCCTAAAATTGAAAAGGCGTCAGACGTTATAGTTAAAATTGGTGCTGCAGGAGTTTGCAGAACTGATTTACATATTATTGAAGGAGTATGGAAACACATCCAAGATCCAGATGGAAAATTATTACCATGCGTAATGGGACATGAAAATGCTGGTTGGGTAGAAGATGTAGGTTCAGACGTTACTGAATTTAAAAAGGGTGATCCTGTAATATTACACCCACTTATTTCTGGAACAGGAGGAACTTGTTTAGATTGTAGAAGAGGTAATGATATGCACGCTGAAGCAGGTGCATTTCCTGGATTAAGTATTAAAGAAGGAGGCTACGCTGAACTATTAAAAACTAGCGTTAGAAATCTAATTAAACTTCCAAAAGTATTAGCGCCTAAAGATGTTGCACCTTTTTCAGATGCAGGTCTTACAGCTTATAGAGTGGTAAAAAAAGCAACAAGACATTTGCTACCTGGTCAGAGCTGTACAATTATTGGTGCAGGAGGTTTAGGTCACATCGCTATTCAATGTTTAAAAGCTATGTGTGCAGCAGATATTATTATTGTTGAAAAATCTGAAGCAGCATTGAAACATGCAATGGAACTTGGTGGTGACCACGGAGTTTTAATTGATGGAAACGAAATTGAAAAAGTTCAAGAACTAACAAAAGGAAAAGGTTCTGAAGCTGTAATTGATTTCGTAGGTGAAAAAGGATCTACTGCCATGGGAATTCAAATGACTTCTAATGGTGGTTTTTACTACATAGTTGGATATGGAGAAGAAATTAAATCACTTGCAGTTGATTTAATTATTTCTGAGAAAACAATTGTAGGTAATTTAGTGGGAACGTGGTCTGAATTATATGAATTAATGGAGTTAGCTGACAGAGGTAAAGTCAAGCTCTCTATGCAGGAGTATAGTTTAGACGATGCTAATAAAGCACTTCATGATCTTAACGATGGTAAGGTTAAGGGACGAGCTGTTTTAGTTCCATAA
- a CDS encoding sigma-54-dependent Fis family transcriptional regulator, with the protein MSNLSHSNGELKNILHKRNMGSYEMGKDINESWLRCINEGLDPFNDPKQSVISSIELKEIKERNETIRRIIIPELELLYSQIAGTNFMVAYSDEKGLVLDTIYDKSCLQTDVGKTVIPGSIWAEKICGTNGLGLSVELKKPTIVSGKEHFFTAHENISCFASPIINYDGKIIGIIDASTDSMSREQHTLALVRLATRSIETKLFIKKFENELIISFHPRQEYLTTTSVGMLAINGDGLIVGANNNAKIMLNGLVDLKNENFNKIFTTSFSSIASDILNNKTLKITDHLGSSVFVVKSQNFKESKFIETGKQNKTYACKNCENTKIKREKCILIRSTFSETNNISAASRKLGVSRTTIYKHLN; encoded by the coding sequence ATGTCAAACTTAAGTCACTCAAACGGCGAACTTAAAAATATCCTTCATAAAAGGAATATGGGCTCTTATGAAATGGGAAAAGATATTAATGAAAGTTGGTTGAGATGTATCAATGAAGGCCTTGATCCGTTTAATGATCCTAAACAAAGTGTAATTTCATCAATTGAATTAAAAGAAATAAAAGAGCGAAATGAAACTATCAGAAGAATAATTATTCCTGAGCTAGAACTTTTATATTCCCAAATAGCAGGAACAAATTTTATGGTGGCTTACTCAGATGAGAAAGGATTAGTCTTGGATACAATTTATGACAAATCTTGTTTACAAACTGACGTTGGTAAAACAGTAATACCAGGTTCAATCTGGGCAGAAAAAATTTGTGGAACAAACGGTCTTGGATTATCTGTTGAACTAAAAAAACCAACTATCGTTTCAGGTAAAGAACACTTTTTTACTGCTCATGAAAATATTTCATGCTTTGCAAGTCCAATCATAAATTATGACGGTAAAATTATTGGTATTATTGATGCTTCAACAGATTCGATGTCCAGAGAACAACATACGCTAGCTTTAGTTAGGCTTGCAACTAGAAGTATCGAAACCAAATTGTTTATTAAAAAGTTTGAAAACGAATTAATTATTTCTTTTCACCCAAGACAAGAATATCTAACTACAACTAGTGTTGGGATGCTTGCAATAAATGGTGATGGATTAATTGTTGGTGCAAACAACAATGCAAAAATTATGCTTAACGGACTAGTTGACTTGAAAAATGAAAATTTTAATAAAATTTTTACAACTTCATTTTCATCAATTGCATCAGATATCTTAAATAATAAAACTCTAAAGATAACAGATCATCTAGGTTCATCTGTTTTTGTAGTCAAAAGTCAAAATTTTAAAGAAAGTAAATTTATAGAAACTGGCAAACAAAACAAAACTTACGCTTGTAAAAATTGTGAGAATACAAAAATTAAAAGAGAGAAATGTATCTTAATTAGATCAACTTTTAGTGAGACTAATAATATTTCTGCAGCATCAAGAAAATTGGGTGTATCTAGAACTACAATTTATAAACATCTAAATTAA
- a CDS encoding FAD-linked oxidase C-terminal domain-containing protein — MSEIALPKIDRSIVSNKSQIVKKLSSITNPENVLSEADELRPYETDALSVYTQTPLAVVLPENTKEVSEILKYCNEENIKVVPRGAGTGLSGGALPLQDAILLGLGKFNKILEIDYENKCVITQPGVTNLGITHAVEHKGFYYAPDPSSQLACSIGGNVAENSGGVHSLKYGTTTNNILGVEMVMMDGTICKIGGKSFDQEGYDLMGLICGSEGLLGVVTEVTVKILKKPEVVKAALIGFPSIKEGGNAASEIISSGIVPAGMEIMDKALIEATDNFSKAGYPRDAELLLIVELDGTESEVNELIKKVEIICKKNNCSSLKLSKNEKERLSFWAGRKAAFPACGAMAPDYYCMDGSIPRGKLAEALLEIKKLSEKYNLPVANCFHAGDGNLHPLIMFDGNDKEQLRKTEEFGSEILKTCVRLGGVITGEHGVGIEKRELMCEMFNDNDIQQQLDIKKSLDEKNLLNPGKVYPILRKCAEEGRVHVHKGKDKFPDLPRF; from the coding sequence ATGTCTGAAATAGCTTTGCCAAAAATTGATAGATCTATTGTATCTAATAAATCTCAGATAGTAAAAAAACTATCAAGTATAACTAACCCAGAAAACGTTTTAAGCGAAGCTGATGAACTAAGACCTTATGAAACTGATGCACTTTCAGTTTATACCCAAACTCCTTTAGCAGTGGTCTTGCCTGAAAACACTAAAGAGGTTAGCGAAATTCTTAAATATTGTAATGAAGAAAATATCAAAGTAGTTCCAAGAGGAGCTGGAACAGGTTTGTCCGGAGGGGCATTACCTTTACAAGATGCCATTCTTTTGGGTTTAGGAAAATTTAATAAAATTTTAGAAATTGATTATGAGAATAAATGTGTGATCACTCAACCTGGTGTTACTAATTTAGGAATTACTCATGCTGTAGAACATAAGGGTTTTTATTATGCTCCAGATCCATCTAGTCAATTAGCATGCTCTATAGGTGGTAATGTGGCTGAAAATTCAGGAGGTGTTCATTCTTTAAAATATGGAACCACTACAAATAATATTTTAGGTGTGGAGATGGTAATGATGGATGGAACCATTTGTAAAATTGGAGGAAAATCTTTTGATCAAGAAGGCTATGACCTAATGGGATTAATTTGTGGTTCAGAAGGATTATTAGGTGTTGTTACTGAAGTAACAGTGAAGATTCTTAAAAAACCAGAAGTTGTTAAGGCAGCTTTAATTGGTTTTCCATCTATTAAAGAAGGGGGGAATGCAGCGTCTGAAATAATTTCAAGCGGAATAGTTCCAGCTGGAATGGAAATTATGGACAAAGCTCTTATTGAAGCAACAGATAATTTTAGCAAAGCTGGTTACCCAAGAGATGCTGAATTATTACTAATTGTTGAACTTGATGGAACAGAGTCAGAAGTAAATGAGTTGATCAAAAAAGTTGAGATAATTTGTAAAAAAAATAATTGTTCAAGTTTAAAACTAAGCAAAAATGAAAAGGAAAGATTATCTTTCTGGGCTGGGAGAAAAGCTGCTTTTCCAGCATGTGGAGCGATGGCTCCAGATTATTACTGTATGGATGGCTCAATACCTAGAGGTAAACTTGCAGAAGCTTTACTTGAAATAAAAAAACTTTCAGAGAAATATAATTTACCAGTGGCTAATTGTTTTCATGCGGGTGATGGAAATTTACATCCACTAATTATGTTTGATGGAAATGATAAAGAGCAGTTAAGAAAAACAGAAGAGTTTGGATCAGAAATATTAAAAACTTGCGTAAGACTTGGAGGAGTAATCACAGGAGAGCATGGAGTTGGTATCGAAAAAAGAGAACTTATGTGTGAGATGTTCAATGATAATGATATTCAACAACAGTTAGATATTAAAAAATCATTAGACGAGAAAAACTTATTAAATCCTGGAAAAGTATATCCTATTCTTAGAAAATGCGCGGAGGAAGGAAGGGTTCATGTCCATAAAGGCAAAGATAAATTCCCAGATCTTCCAAGATTCTAA
- a CDS encoding MFS transporter, translating into MNKPVLAKSKAIIIFLVFALGYFISTLLRAITATISPELVNEFNLSAGELGLLGGGYFLGFASVQIPLGYMLDLRGPRKIVSYFLSLTIVGLLIFAFAQNFLTLLVSRIIIGVGVGACLMGPLTAYRIWYQDETQQRANSWMLMVGAIGMLSSSLPVQFFIPIIGWRNIFLLLAFITLVCIILIIIFIPKWTSKGNQRNDEAKLSIVWQNQFFRSVIPMGFFSTGGLFAIQTLWAGPWMIKVSGYTPEESAKGLFLIYFFMLLSFLIWGYFVPKFSKNVNDAIRLLKYGSPLSLLVLGVIIYLGPNTESIHWALFIVSAVFLSLIQPAVGMAFSVSNAGKALTSYNLLIFIGAFFLQWIIGLIIDLGLSLNYSEIVSFQLAMSFVLVTSLTSYLYFLLKNN; encoded by the coding sequence ATGAATAAACCGGTTCTAGCTAAATCAAAAGCTATTATAATTTTTTTAGTTTTTGCTTTAGGATATTTTATTTCTACTCTCTTAAGAGCAATAACAGCAACAATCTCACCTGAATTAGTAAACGAATTTAATCTCTCTGCAGGAGAGCTTGGATTATTGGGAGGTGGATATTTTCTTGGATTTGCAAGTGTTCAAATCCCTTTAGGTTATATGCTAGACTTGAGAGGTCCAAGAAAAATTGTTTCATACTTTTTATCATTAACCATTGTTGGTTTATTAATATTTGCCTTTGCTCAAAATTTTTTAACTCTTTTAGTATCTAGAATTATTATAGGAGTTGGTGTTGGAGCTTGTTTAATGGGGCCTTTGACTGCTTATCGGATTTGGTATCAAGATGAAACCCAACAACGTGCAAACTCATGGATGTTAATGGTCGGTGCAATTGGTATGTTGTCATCAAGTTTACCAGTTCAATTTTTCATACCTATAATTGGTTGGAGAAATATATTTTTGCTTTTAGCTTTCATAACTTTGGTTTGTATAATTTTGATAATTATTTTTATCCCTAAGTGGACTTCAAAAGGTAATCAGAGAAACGATGAAGCAAAATTGAGTATTGTTTGGCAAAATCAATTCTTCAGAAGTGTTATTCCAATGGGATTTTTTAGCACTGGAGGATTATTTGCTATCCAAACACTATGGGCCGGTCCTTGGATGATAAAAGTATCTGGGTATACACCAGAGGAAAGTGCAAAAGGGTTATTTTTAATTTATTTTTTTATGCTGCTATCATTTTTAATTTGGGGATATTTTGTTCCAAAATTTTCAAAGAACGTTAATGATGCAATCAGATTGTTGAAATATGGTTCACCATTAAGTTTATTGGTATTGGGTGTAATTATTTATCTAGGTCCAAATACAGAGTCAATTCATTGGGCATTATTTATAGTTTCAGCTGTATTCCTGTCCTTAATCCAGCCAGCTGTTGGAATGGCTTTTTCTGTTTCTAATGCAGGTAAAGCTCTAACGTCTTATAATCTATTGATATTTATAGGTGCCTTCTTTCTGCAATGGATAATTGGGCTTATTATAGATTTAGGATTAAGTTTAAACTACTCTGAAATTGTTTCATTTCAATTAGCAATGTCTTTTGTACTAGTTACGTCTTTAACTTCTTATTTATATTTTTTATTAAAAAATAATTAA
- a CDS encoding extracellular solute-binding protein — MKIIKTCLTAVISSMMIFSPMAYADKWSDQFPHIKATGDIPGDCSYEEMSKKNYKGKTLKINTHAIPVMGEPTALHAEQFEKLTGAKVDVTHTPAGDLYSKAMVPFQAGQAPYDIVFGFSNFINDWKRYLAPVPKKYMNSTEMKDVTKSHMGVSSWDGTMYQYPVDGDRHYLKYRKDVIDNPEMQKKYKAETGNDLKVPTTWKEYAEMAKFFNGWDWDGDGELEYGSAEVMKKDDLMFAAFFSRSVAYAKNPRTPGGFFFDLETMKPNINNPGFVEALTDWVEATKYVPPGGINFGLGDEIGSFGGGQTLFSFSWDDAFIAAMQDDSPIKNKVGTAPLPGANKVWNRVSNSWENQYNQAPYIVWGWAVGVAKKSKVKDMAFDYLCFFSNGANHQADLAIGRFGVNPFKNSDFDPNIYINSMGWDPEIANSYTQTLLDMEKSQNRVFPLRVPGVFEFTSAVATGTSKALAGQLSPQEALDEVAKEWEAIVSRVGKKAVRDAYAVGVKMEDNQL, encoded by the coding sequence ATGAAAATAATAAAAACCTGCTTAACGGCTGTAATATCAAGCATGATGATATTTAGCCCTATGGCATATGCTGATAAGTGGAGTGATCAATTCCCACATATCAAAGCAACAGGAGATATTCCAGGTGATTGTTCTTATGAGGAAATGTCTAAGAAAAATTATAAAGGAAAAACTCTTAAAATAAATACTCACGCAATTCCAGTAATGGGAGAGCCAACAGCTCTTCATGCTGAACAGTTTGAAAAATTAACTGGAGCTAAAGTTGATGTTACACATACACCAGCAGGTGATTTGTATTCAAAAGCAATGGTTCCTTTTCAAGCTGGACAAGCACCTTACGATATTGTGTTTGGATTTTCTAACTTTATCAATGACTGGAAAAGATATTTAGCGCCAGTTCCTAAGAAGTATATGAACTCAACAGAGATGAAAGACGTAACTAAATCTCATATGGGTGTATCATCTTGGGATGGAACTATGTACCAGTACCCAGTTGATGGTGACAGACACTATTTAAAATATAGAAAAGACGTCATTGATAATCCTGAAATGCAAAAAAAATATAAAGCAGAAACAGGGAACGATCTAAAAGTTCCAACAACTTGGAAAGAATATGCTGAGATGGCAAAATTCTTTAATGGTTGGGACTGGGATGGAGATGGTGAGTTAGAATATGGTTCAGCTGAAGTTATGAAAAAAGACGATTTAATGTTTGCAGCTTTTTTCAGCAGATCAGTTGCATATGCTAAAAATCCAAGAACTCCAGGTGGTTTCTTTTTTGATTTAGAGACTATGAAACCAAACATTAATAATCCAGGTTTCGTTGAAGCTTTAACTGATTGGGTTGAGGCTACTAAATATGTTCCTCCAGGAGGAATTAACTTTGGTTTAGGTGACGAAATTGGATCATTTGGTGGTGGACAAACTTTATTTAGTTTTTCATGGGACGATGCATTTATTGCAGCAATGCAAGATGACAGCCCTATTAAAAACAAAGTAGGTACAGCTCCTCTTCCAGGTGCTAACAAAGTTTGGAACAGAGTTTCAAATAGCTGGGAAAACCAATACAACCAAGCTCCTTACATTGTTTGGGGTTGGGCAGTTGGTGTTGCTAAGAAAAGTAAAGTAAAAGATATGGCGTTTGATTATCTTTGCTTCTTCTCAAACGGAGCAAATCACCAAGCTGATTTAGCAATTGGAAGATTTGGTGTTAACCCATTCAAAAACTCTGACTTCGACCCTAATATTTATATCAATAGTATGGGTTGGGATCCAGAGATTGCTAACAGTTACACTCAAACACTTTTAGATATGGAGAAAAGTCAAAACAGAGTTTTCCCTTTAAGAGTTCCAGGTGTATTTGAGTTTACAAGTGCTGTCGCTACAGGAACTTCTAAAGCTTTAGCAGGACAATTGTCTCCTCAAGAAGCATTAGACGAAGTTGCTAAAGAGTGGGAAGCAATTGTAAGCAGAGTAGGTAAAAAAGCAGTAAGAGATGCCTACGCTGTTGGTGTTAAAATGGAAGACAACCAATTATAA